Proteins from one Anopheles nili chromosome 2, idAnoNiliSN_F5_01, whole genome shotgun sequence genomic window:
- the LOC128730135 gene encoding mucin-5AC-like, whose product MISSADDTGGCGTYCPIEPCTSGYGSAGKRKPTTTTTTTPRIRTTTHATTTPAKMAVPTSAMVLCCWCALLLMATVDALPITSKPLDNNPDHLTWEAAWLSEDSRASLPVGGKTKKITPKSIFITPFLNSYNASACPPDYKVDYNGKCIQVVNINPADILVTKLQSLFSQHGDTGGYGAGTSEVDYDYDYDATGPFQVNLPLSIDLPPEPPVPDPKYTYKDSPGPSFYDSAMVDVASVDQDKAKITTVSLPGVGTSSERPFLAGNAASTAASTEKVEQSLAEGNQPDISFLAFESLPNGTLVGQVELERNNSTVVQNIFVSSTTAMADGRPTESAVVTELADQPGTTTDRASDAIDTDAADTLASTTVSASTPSSTQDPATITSTIAQGDVSSTINDDDVPTVTTDVGNSGVMSTSTTMEQDETDLEDFRMELEDELLLMDNNHSSIAPPPDASTTDLSEMDLDTLPTAETQPSDVPTLASKEQDAPSTEKPVSTSTTTAKPPTRLLVPLPTKASVQIITPIGSSWDLGGRRGSPVHLVAASHLIQQDRTTRATPETTTVAIEHGARSTTEEPAALMVQNDTAEDKKNRQDILRQETNDARRESNDASNRFVYNHLSVVATSTIAPTSTEADKLLVRPLATTPANPVNSGYLEQLRKINEIVAEKRRLQQQQEQQLGAGPSSARIRFPSRDEQDLSVVSSSNSQQPAGSPQPSNGGLRFPGSATNRLPDIFPKKSPDSTTQRPAFWWLPSGWEVDQTGNKPMLLRFWSRMPLVRDSAIQPAASDSEPGNSVNTGGNRWRSATGFQQPASNHIPAAPGAPQHPVATARGNSKSPSENFYKEVSAQEVYKVMNARQMNHHGQS is encoded by the coding sequence TCCGCAGGGAAACGaaagccaacaacaacaacaacaaccactcCCAGGATAAGAACGACGACACACGCAACGACAACGCCAGCAAAGATGGCCGTACCGACCAGCGCCATGGTGctgtgctgctggtgcgctCTACTGCTGATGGCCACGGTGGATGCTCTGCCCATCACCTCGAAACCACTCGATAACAACCCAGATCACCTGACGTGGGAAGCTGCCTGGTTGTCGGAGGACAGCCGTGCTTCGCTGCCCGTcggcgggaaaacgaaaaaaatcacccccaaaTCGATTTTCATCACCCCCTTCCTGAACAGCTACAACGCGTCGGCATGCCCGCCCGACTACAAGGTGGACTATAATGGCAAGTGCATCCAGGTCGTGAACATCAACCCCGCGGACATCCTTGTGACGAAGCTGCAAAGTTTGTTCTCGCAGCACGGCGACACGGGTGGTTATGGGGCGGGAACTAGTGAGGTTGATTACGATTATGACTACGATGCGACGGGCCCGTTCCAGGTGAACTTACCGCTTAGTATTGATTTACCACCGGAACCGCCTGTACCGGACCCGAAGTACACGTACAAGGACAGTCCCGGGCCGAGTTTCTACGATAGCGCTATGGTGGATGTGGCTTCCGTTGATCAGGATAAGGCAAAGATAACAACCGTATCGCTGCCAGGCGTGGGAACTTCATCCGAGCGGCCCTTTCTTGCTGGCAACGCAGCCAGTACCGCTGCTAGCACCGAAAAAGTGGAACAATCCCTTGCCGAAGGCAACCAGCCCGATATATCCTTTCTCGCGTTCGAGTCCCTCCCCAATGGGACGCTTGTCGGTCAGGTTGAGCTGGAGCGAAACAATAGCACGGTGGtgcaaaacatttttgtttcgtccacTACTGCGATGGCCGACGGTCGCCCAACGGAGTCTGCAGTGGTCACTGAGCTGGCTGATCAGCCCGGTACAACGACTGATCGTGCTAGTGACGCGATTGATACGGATGCTGCTGATACTCTAGCCAGTACGACGGTGAGCGCTAGCACGCCTTCTTCAACGCAGGATCCGGCTACGATCACGTCCACGATCGCGCAAGGTGACGTGAGTTCCACGATCAACGATGACGACGTGCCTACGGTTACTACCGACGTTGGCAACTCGGGTGTAATGAGCACGAGCACTACGATGGAACAGGACGAAACGGATCTCGAGGATTTCAGGATGGAGCTGGAAGATGAGCTGCTGTTGATGGACAACAATCACAGCTCGATCGCGCCACCACCTGATGCCTCGACGACGGACCTTTCGGAGATGGATCTGGACACATTACCAACCGCCGAAACCCAACCCAGTGATGTTCCGACGCTCGCAAGCAAGGAACAGGATGCGCCAAGCACGGAGAAGCCTGTTTCGACGAGTACGACCACAGCAAAACCTCCAACACGTCTGCTGGTACCGCTCCCAACGAAGGCATCGGTGCAGATTATTACCCCGATCGGAAGCAGTTGGGATTTGGGAGGTCGAAGAGGCTCTCCGGTACACCTGGTGGCCGCAAGCCATCTCATACAACAGGATCGCACAACTCGCGCCACTCCGGAAACGACAACGGTGGCGATCGAGCACGGAGCACGATCAACGACGGAAGAACCGGCTGCACTAATGGTGCAAAACGACACCGCTGAGGACAAGAAAAACCGCCAGGACATCCTGCGCCAGGAAACGAATGATGCGCGACGTGAGTCGAACGACGCCAGCAATCGGTTCGTGTACAATCACCTGTCGGTGGTGGCGACTTCCACGATCGCACCCACCTCCACAGAAGCCGACAAACTACTGGTGCGTCCTCTCGCGACGACACCCGCGAATCCTGTAAACAGCGGTTACTTGGAACAGTTGCGCAAGATCAACGAGATAGTGGCCGAAAAGCGACGtcttcagcagcaacaagagCAGCAGCTTGGTGCAGGTCCTTCCAGTGCACGCATCCGTTTCCCGTCTCGTGACGAACAGGACCTGTCTGTGGTGTCCTCGAGTAACTCGCAGCAGCCTGCCGGAAGTCCACAGCCGAGCAACGGTGGTCTTCGTTTCCCAGGATCAGCCACAAACCGGCTGCCGGATATCTTCCCGAAGAAGTCCCCGGACAGTACGACACAGCGGCCAGCCTTCTGGTGGCTCCCGTCCGGTTGGGAGGTTGATCAGACGGGCAATAAGCCGATGTTACTGCGCTTCTGGTCGCGAATGCCACTGGTGCGAGATAGCGCGATTCAACCAGCCGCGAGTGACTCCGAACCTGGCAACTCCGTCAACACTGGCGGCAATCGATGGCGATCAGCGACCGGATTCCAACAGCCTGCAAGCAACCACATCCCGGCGGCACCTGGAGCACCACAACACCCGGTGGCGACGGCACGCGGGAATTCGAAAAGCCCAAGCGAGAACTTCTACAAGGAGGTGTCCGCTCAGGAGGTGTACAAGGTGATGAACGCACGGCAGATGAATCATCACGGCCAGAGCTAA